The Nitratidesulfovibrio sp. DNA segment GGCCCCACGCTGACCTACGACGCCGAGCGCAAGCAGGTGATCGCCGGGCAGGCCGTCGTGAAGGACGTGGACGGCGCGGAATACGTGCCGGGCATGGACCTTTCCGCCCAGTAGCGGCAGTGGCCTGAAGTTCTGCGGCGTCACCCTTCCTGCATCTCGCCGACCAGGCGTTGCAGTTCGTGGGCCTGGTCGGCCAGGTCTCCGATGGCCCGCGCCGCGTGCACCATGGCCTCGGCCATGGATGACGAAATGCGGTCCACTTCCTTGATGGCGTGGTCTATCTCGTCGTTTTCGGCGGTTTCGCGTTCGACGGCCGCCGCAATACTGCTTACCTGCGCCGCCGTTTCCTCGATGAGCCCGACGATTTCGCGCAACGTCTCGCCCGAGCGGCGTGCGGCCTGCGTCGAATCGTTGATGGCCCCCACCGCGTTGTCCACGTTCTGCACGTTCTTGCGCGTGCCCTCCTGAATGTTGCCGATGGCGTCGCCCACCTGCCGTGTGGCGGCCATGGTCTTTTCCGCCAGCTTGCGCACCTCGTCCGCCACCACGGCAAAGCCCCGCCCGGCGTCGCCCGCGCGGGCCGCCTCGATGGCGGCGTTGAGCGCCAGCAGGTTGGTCTGGTCGGCTATGTCCGAAATGACGTTCATGATCTGGCCGATGCCTTCCGCCTGCGCCCCCAGCGCGGCCATGTCCGTCTTCAGGCTCAACGCCTGATCCTGCGCAAGGCCGATGCCGCGCACCACGTCGCCGACCACGGTGGCCCCTTCGATTGCCTTTTCCCGCGCGTTGTCGGCGGTGTGAGAGGCGTTGGTGGCGCTGCGGGCGACATCCGCTATGGTTTCGCTCATTTCGCCAATGGCCGTAGCCGTGCGCGCCACGCTTTCGAGCTGTGCGGAGGTGCCGCTGGAGGTGTGGTCGATACGGCGCGTCAGTTCTTCCGACGCCCTGGAGACGTTGGCCACCACCGTTTCGATGCGCGAAGCCGCCATTATCATGCCCTTGCGGGTGGCGACCTCTGCTTCGCGGCGGACGTGTTCCGCCTCTTCCGTGGCCAGCCGCGCCCGGTGGGCCTCTTCCGTGGCCAGCCGCTGTTTTTCCTCGGCACCGGAAATCAGCCCCTTGAGGCTGACGACCATGCGGCGCAGCGCTTCGGCGAGCATGCCCACCTCGTCCGCGCCATGCACGTCCAGTTCACGGTCCAGGCTGCCTTCGCTCACCGCCCTGGCGTAGTCCACGGCCCGGCGCAATGGCCGCGTGAGCATGAGCGTTATGCCCACGCCAAGCAGCATGGCCAGGGCGGGGCCACCCAGCATGCCCGCCATGATGGCGATCTTGTGCCGCGTGGCGTTCTGCATCTCTCGTTGGTAGAGTTCTCCGGATTCCCTGAGCCCTTGTTCCGTCAGGGCATCCAGGGCGGCAAACGTGGCGTCGTGCTCCTTGCGCAGGTCCGTGGTGCGCGCCAGTATCTCCATCAGGGCGAGGATGTCGCTTTTGTCCTTTTCCCACTCGCGGATGAGGCCGAGCAACGCATCGTTGCCCTTGCGGCCCGCGTCGAGCTGCTTGCGGAATTCCGTGAACAGGGCGTTTTCGCTCTCTGTACGGGGCAGCGCCTCGTACTTTTCCATGGCCACCGCCAGGGCCGCGCGCGACTGGTCTATGGCCGCGTATTGTTGCCGCGAGAAATCCGCCGAAATGCCGGGCACCAGCAGGCTGCGCTGGGCAATGACGATTTCGCGGATTTCCTCCGCTATCCGCATGAGGTGCGGAAAGCCCGGCATGCGGCGGGCCACGATGCTTTCAAGCGAATGGCTGGCGCTGCTGATGCCAAGGTAGCCGATGACGCCCACCCCGAGCGTTATGGCGGCGACGATCAGAAAGGCCCCTGCGATCTTGGTGCCGATGCGCGCGATGCCCATGCTTCCCCCTGCGGAAAACCGGTGCCTGCTACGAGCAGGCGTCGGACGTCATGCGTACACGGAGTCCGGATTTACTGATACGCACCGCAGCCCACCAGCAGGTCATCCACGCGTTCCATGTACATGGCTTTGGGTTCGATGAGCTTGGTTTGGGGATTGGAGAACTTGTAGTTCTGCCAGAAAGAGGTGCTGGCCTTCCCCAACTCCACGCGCTCCTTGACGAAGTACTTGCCGTCCGGGTCGCGCAGTTCCATCAGGTTCTTGCCCACCTGCTTGGCGTTGGCGCCATGGGCAAGGCAGTTGCCCTGCATGTCGTAGACAACCACGTACAGGTCGCGATCGACGAACATGCCCTGGGTGTTGCTGATTTCCGCAAAGGCCTTGTCGCGTCCGTTGGCCTTGATGTAGGCCACGGCCTTTTTGACCATGGCCACGGCCTCGTCCTTGCTGCCCTTGGACTGGGCGTTGGCCAGCGTGCACAGGGCAGCCACGAGCAACAGGGCAAATGCCGCGCGGAGTGCGTATCTCATGGGGGCTCCTTTGGCGGGCGATGCCGCGCCGGATGAATGTGGATGCGTTTCCATGTTAGCTTGGCGGATATGCGCTGGGCATGATTACTTGGCGCGCGGGGAACTGCGGACAGGCCCGGCAGCAACGACAGGGCAGGTCCCGGCGGGGCGGACAGGACAGGGCGGACAGGACAGGATGCACAGGACGGGATGGATTGAGCTGGATGGACAGGAGGGGACGGGCAGGATCGGATACGCGCAACCGGCCAGGCGGACTGTGGTCCGTCTGGCCGGTTGTTGTCGTCATGCCTTGTTGTGCGGCGTGCGGTGATGCGGGGCGCGTTGGCTGTCAGGGATGGTTCCTGAACTTGTCGGCCGTATGCGGGCTGCCGGAATGGCAGGGTGTACAGTCCATCTTGCCTTTCAGCAGGGGCGATTGCTTGCCGGGGTTGTGGCATTCACCGCAGTAGGTGACCGAGTCCGGGTCGCCGTGGGCCACGGCAAAGGTGCCCGCCTGCTTGGCGTTCATGATGGCGATGGCCTGCACGGTCACGTCGGCGGTGATGCGCGCGCAGCGCTCGCCGCGTTCCGTGCTCTTTTCCGCAAAGCCCGAGGCCTGGCACCACCGGCCAACGGACACGTGGCACAGCGGTGAGTGGCTCACGCTGGTGGGCAGCGCCCCGGCCACCCCCTTGAACGCCGCGCCCGGATCATGCATGGGAAAGGCGGTCTGCTCGTACCAGCGGAACAGCTCGGCCACCATGGGGTCACGGTCCTTGCGGCCCCAGAACAGCGCAAAGGCGCTGGCCGCGCCCAGCAGTGCGCCGCAGATGGTGCCCCAGTCGGAAATGCCGCTTTTGCCTACTTCCAGCATCGTGAAGGGAAACTGGTTGTACGGCGCGCCGTGCTGCTCGCCCATCATGCCCACGATGGCGTAGAACACCCCGTACCCGCAACCGTACCCCTGGTGCCAGTAGCCGTCATAGGCCACGGGTGCGCAGACCTTGGGGTCCAGGACGTGGGGCTTCCACGAGAAGGGGGCGTCCTTCTGGGCAAAGCGCCCGCCCGTGGTGCCAGCGGCGGTTGCAGGGGTTGCGGCGGCCATGGCATTCGCCGGTCCCGCCGAAGGTTTCACGAACGGGGTTGCGCCCGGCATCAGGCCGCCGGCAAGGCAACCCGTCGCACAGCCCAGCACTCCCAGGGCCTTCAAGGCCGATCTTCTGTTCATCCGTTGCATGCTGTTCCTCCGGTGAAATAGGAGCGATCACTCGCGCTCGATAATAACTGTTGATCAGCAAGAGGCGTTCCACGATTGTTCCTTTTTGAAACAATGTGGAACTGCGGCATGTTGTGCGGAACGGAGGGCGGCGGGGGGTGCAAAGTGGGCTTTCCGGCTGCCAACCGGGCGTGCGGCGTTGCCAACCGGACATTACAGGTGCGGCCCTAACGTGCCAGACGCGGCCAGACGCAGGCAGGGGTGGTGCGAAAGCAGGAGGCGCGGCGACGGCGCGTTGCGGCACAAGGGCGGAGTACTGCAGGCATGCCCGCTGCACGGCGGACCAGTGCCTGGCCCGGCAACGGAAATGGCCGGAAGGGATTCCTTCCGGCCATTGGCAGGTGACACGTGCGGGTGGCGGTTGGCTGTCCGGCAAGGGACGCCAGCCACAGGATGCGCGGGGTGGGCGGCGGAAATCCCTACCGGCGGCAGCCGCAGCTGACGGCGGCGCGCATGCCGCGTTCGCCCACGATTTCGGTACTGATACCCTTGTCGGTGAACAGTTCCAGCAGGATGCAGTTCTCCACCCGGCCATCCACGATCATGGCCTTTTCCACGCCTTCCTCCAGCGCCTCCAGGCAGCATTTCACCTTGGGGATCATGCCGCCGGTCAGGGTGCCGTCGGTGAACAGTTCCACGGCCTCGCGGGTGGTCAGCGAGCGGATCAGTTCCTTCTGCTTGTCCAGGATGCCCGCCACGTCGGTGAGCAGCAGCAGGCGCTTGGCGCGCAGTGCCGCCGCCACGGCCCCGGCCACGGCGTCGGCGTTGATGTTGTAGGTCTCGCCGTATTCGTCAACGCCCACGGGCGCAATGACCGGCACGAAGTTGTCGCGTTCCAGCGAACGCAGCAGGGTGGTTTCCACCCGCATGACTTCGCCCACCTTGCCGAGGTCGATGATTTCCGGCGCGTGGTTGCCGCTGTTGACGATCATCTCCATCTTGCGGGCGCGGATGAGCTGGCCGTCCTTGCCGGAAAGGCCCACGGCCTTCACCCCGCTGAGGTTCAGCAGGTTCACGATCTCCTTGTTGACCTTGCCCACCAGCACCATTTCCACCACGTCCATGGTGGCGTCGTCGGTGACGCGCAGCCCCTCGCGAAACTGCGACTGGATGTGCAACTGCTCCAGCATGCGGCCTATCTGCGGGCCGCCGCCATGCACCACCACCGGGTTGATGCCCACCTGCTTCAAGAGGGCGATGTTGAGGGCGAAGGCCTTTTTCAGTGCCTCGTCCTTCATGGCGTGGCCGCCGTACTTGATGACCACGGTCTGCCCGTGGAACTGGCGCATGTAGGGCAGGCACTCGATGAGCACCTTGGACTGGAGCTTGGCGTAGGCTGCGGGGTCTGCGCAGCAGGACGCGGCCTGTTCGGTCTGGCTCATGGCTCTCTCTGCGGGCGGTGCGCTACGGCGAGGTAGCGGCTGGGGTTCATGCGGCCGGGGTCTGTTTCAAAATCGGGGTTTTCGTTGGAAGCGGGTGCTACAGGATATACCGGCTCAGATCCTTGTTGGCGCGCACGTCGGCGAGGTGTGCGCGCACGTAGTCGCTGTCCACGGTTACCCGGTCGCCGGAGCGGTCAGGCGCCTCGAACGAAAGGTCGGCCAGGATTTTCTCGAGGATGGTGTACAGCCGCCGCGCCCCGATATTCTCGGTCTGGGCGTTGGTTTCCTCTGCAAAGGCGGCGATTTCGCGCAGGGCGTCGTTGGTGAACTCGATGTGTACGCCCTCCGTCTGCAGCAGGGCGGTGTACTGCCGGGTAAGCGCGTTGTGCGGCTCGGTGAGGATGCGCAGAAAGTCGTCCTTTCCCAGCGCGGAAAGTTCCGCCCGCAGGGGAAAGCGCCCCTGGAGTTCCGGAATCAGGTCCGAGGGCTTGCTGAAGTGGAATGCCCCGGCGGCGATGAACAGCACGTGGTCGGTGCGCACCATGCCATACTTGGTGTTGACCACGCTGCCCTCCACGATGGGCAGAAGGTCGCGCTGCACGCCTTCGCGCGAGACATCGGAGCTTTTCTGGGCAGAGCCGCTGGCGATCTTGTCGATTTCATCGATGAAGATGATGCCGGTCTGCTCCACGCGCTCGCGGGCCAGGTCCGACACGCGGTCGTGGTCGATGAGCCGGTCGGCTTCTTCCTGCGTCAGCAGGTTGAAGGCCTCGCGCACCTTCATGCGGCGGCGCTTGCGGCGCGAAGGAAAGACCTTGCTGAACATGTCGCGCACCTGCGAGCCCACGTCCTCCAGCCCCGGCATGGACAACACGCCCACCTGCGGCCCGCCGGATTCCTCCACCTCCATGTCCACCTCGCGGTCGTCCAGCTTGCCGCCGTGCCACAGGGTGCGCAGTTTCTCGCGCGTGGAGGAGCGACTGTCCGGCGTGGAGCCCGCGCCCGTGGATGCTGCGTCGTCCCGCATCGGGGGCTGGGGAATGGCCTGTCCGTCGGAAGGGTTGGCGGAAAGGTTGGCGGAAAGGTCGCCGGAAAGATTGAAAGCCAGGCCGCCCATGCCCTGCCCGGTCTGGTGAGCGGGCTGGGGCGCTCCACCGGGCAGCAGCAGGTCCAGCAGGCGTTCCTCGGCACGGGCCTCGGCCTTCACGCGCACCTTTTCATTTTCTTCGGCCCGCACCAGGGCGATGCCGATTTCCATCAGGTCGCGCACCATGGATTCCACGTCGCGGCCCACGTAGCCCACCTCGGTAAACTTGGTGGCCTCCACCTTGATGAACGGCGAAGCGGAAAGTTTGGCCAGCCGCCGGGCGATCTCGGTCTTGCCGACGCCCGTGGGGCCCATCATGATGATGTTCTTGGGGGCTATCTCGTCGCGCAGGGCCGGGTCCAGCTGCTGACGGCGCCAGCGGTTGCGCATGGCCACTGCCACCATGCGCTTGGCGGCGTTCTGGCCCACGATGTACTTGTCCAGTTCCGAAACGATTTCGCGGGGGGTAAGGTTGCTCATGTTCAATATGCACGAAGGCGGGTTGTTCGTTCTGCCGGTGCCCCGCCGACAAAGGGATAGTGGGATTGAGGGATTGGGGGGGGGCAGGGGGACGGAGCGGGCGCCGTGCGGGGCACGATACCAGCGCGGGCCGCGAAAGCCAACGCCCGGCGGGGGCTGCCTGGCGGCATGATCCCGTCCAAAGATGCGCGCAACGCGCGAACCGGCTGCAACGGCGCGGGGCGGATCGGAAACGGAAGGGGAGGGGACGCGTGCGCGCCTCCTCCCCGGTTCTGTCAACGTGTCGTGGTGTGCACGTCGGGCGCGCTATTCCACGGGTACGGTGCGGAAGAAGGTCTGGCCGCGCCGCATCAGTTGCAGCATCACCGCGCCGCGCTTCTTGCCGTCCTGCTCGATGACCTTGGTCAGGTCGGCGGCGGTGTTCACCGGCTTCAGGTTGGCCAGCAGGATGATGTCACCGGCGCGGATGTCGGCCTCTGCCGCGGGCTTGCCGCCTTCGACGGAAACCACCAGCAGGCCGCGGGCATCTTCAAGCTTCAGGTTGCGGGCATCTTCCGCGCTTACCGGGCGCACGCTCATGCCAAGCCCGGCGGAGGCCTGTTCCTTGCCGCTTTTTTCCGGTGCGGCATCCCCGCGCTGGGCGGTCAGGTGTTCCGTCGTGCGCTCACCCAGGGTAAGGTTGACGGTCTTGGTCTGGCCGTTGCGCCACAGGGTCAGCTTGGCGGTATCGCCGGGCTTCAGCGCGGCGATGCGGCGCAGCAACTGGCTGGAATCGGTCACGTCGTCGCCTTCCACCTTCAGCACGATGTCGCCGGGCTTCAGCCCCGCCTTGTCGGCGGGTTCGCCGGGCATCACCGAACCGACCAGCGCGCCGCGCGGCTCGCCAAGGCCCAGGGCGCGGGCCGTGGCCTCGTCCACGTCCTGGATGGTCACGCCGATCCAGCCGCGCCGCACCTTGCCCTCGGCCCGCAACTGGGCGATGACCCGCTCGGCCATGTTGCTGGGGATGGCAAAGCCGATGCCCTGGCCGGAAGCGATGATGGCGGTGTTGATGCCGATGACCTGGCCATCCATGTTCAGCAGCGGGCCGCCGCTGTTGCCGGGGTTGATGGAGGCGTCGGTCTGCAGGAAGTTGTCGAACGGCCCGGAGCGGATGTCGCGCCCCTTGGCGCTCAGGATGCCTGCGGTCACCGAGTGGTCGAGGCCGAAGGGGTTGCCGATGGCCAGCAGCCATTCGCCCACTTCCAGCTTGTCGGAATCGCCAAAGGGCAGCACCGGCAGCGAATTGCCCGCGTTGATCTTCAGCAGGGCAAGGTCGGTCTCTTCGTCGGTGCCGATGACGTTGGCCACGTACGAGTTGGACTTGCCGCTGGCGCCCTGCAGGTTCACGCGGATCACGTCCGCCTCTGCCACCACGTGGTTGTTGGTGACGATGTAGCCGTCGGCGGAAATGATGAAGCCGGACCCCAGCGAACGCTGCTTCTGCGGGCGCTGCTGGCGGCCATGGAACTTTTCGAACTGGTCGAAGAACTTGTCGAAGGGGGTGCCGGGCGGCATGTTGCGGAACAGTTCGTTGAACGGATTTTCCGTGGCCTGCACGGTTTTTTCGGTGCTGATGTTGACCACGGCATTGCCCGACTGCTTCGCCAGTTCGCGAAAGTCCGGCAGCATGGGCGCGGCCTGCGCGGCGGCTGCAAGCACAAGGCACAGCGCCAGCGTGGCGGCGAGGATACGGGAAAGTGAACGTGCCATGTAAGGCTCCTTGGCAGGGGGAGTTTGCAGGCGGCGACAGGCCTGCGGCCCCACCGTGATAGCGGGGCCGACTGGGTGAGATAATAGGGCATACCGGTGCGATGTAAACACCGTGGCGCCATTTTTTGTCCGGTGTGCGCAAGGGCGTCGCAAGGCATGTCCTGACGAGGGCGTGAAAAAACGGGGGAACGCGCATGCGCTCCCCCGTTTCATCGGTGTGTGTCGTACGGCTATTTCTTGCGCTTTTCCAGGGCGGCCTGAAGGGCGCTGCCCAGGCTGCCGAAGCCGCTGGAATCGCCAGCCACCACGGTGGCCGGGGCAGGGGAGCGCGAACCGCGGCCCCCATCGCGTCCACCGTCGCGGCCTCCGTCACGTCCCCAGTCACGGTTGCCTCCGCGCCCTTCGCGCGGTTCGCGCTTCTGGGGCTGGGCAAGCTTGCGCCATTCGCCGTCGTCCTCGCCGGTGGCGTCTGCCGGGGCCAGCGAGATGCGACGGGCCTTCACGTCCAGGTCGCGCACCACCAGCGAGACTTCCGCGCCGGGGTTCAGGCCGGCGTACATCTTGGCCTGGGGCGAGGTGGCGGCCACGGCATTGGGCATAAGCCCGGTGATGCCGGGGGCCAGGTTGACGAACAGGCCGAAGGGCGCGCGCTTTTCCACGGTGCCGGTGACGGTGGAACCAGCGGGGAAGCGTTCTTCCACCGTGGACCACGGGTCGCCCTCGGCGTCGCGCAGGCTCAGCGACAACCGCTTGCGGGCGGGGTCCAGTTCCTTGATCTTCACGGACACGGTCTCGCCGGGGGTCACGGCCTCTTCAGGCTTGTTGATGCGGCGGGTCCAGGACATTTCGGAAAGGTGCACAAGACCTTCCACGCCGGGCAGCACCTCGATGAAGGCGCCGAACGGGGCGAGGCGGGTGACCTTGCCGGTCAGGATCTGGTCGGCGTCCAGGCGATCGGCCACGTCCTGCCACGGGTCGCCGGACACCTGGCGGATGGACAGCGAGATGCGCGGACCCTTGCGGGAATCCTTGCCGCCCTTGCCTTCTTCCGCACCGGCAATGCCCAGCACCTTCACGCGCACCTTGTCGCCCACGCTCACGGCCTCGTCGGCCTGCTGCACGCGCGACCACGACAGTTCGGAAACGTGCACCATGCCTTCCAGGCCGGGGGCAATTTCCACAAAGGCGCCGAACGGGGCAAGACGGGCCACGGTGCCTTCCAGCACGTCGCCGTCCTTCACGTTTTCCATGAGGGCACTCAGCGATTCGGCCTGCTCGCGCTCCAGCAGCATACGGCGCGAAACAACGATGTTGCGGCCGTTCTGCTCCAGGCGGGTGATCAGGAACTGGAAGGTCTGGCCGGTGAACGAGTCTGGCTCGGCACCGGGGCGCAGGTCCATCTGGCTGGCAGGGCAGAAGGCGCGACGCTTCATGACCTCTACGTTGAAGCCGCCCTTGCAGGGGCCGGTGACCTTGCCTTCAATGGGGATGCCCGCGTTCAGGGCGTCTTCCATCTGGGCCAGGCCCACCTGGCCGCCCATGGCGCGCGACAGCTTTATTTCGTTGGCGTTAGCCGAGACAACGTACAGTTCCAGCACGTCGCCCACGGCCACGGGCAGGTTGCCTTCGGCGTCCTCCAGCTCCTTGCGGTCCACAAGACCATCCACCTTGGCTCCGGTGGCGACGAAGACGGTGTCCTCGCCGATGGCCACCACGGTGGCCTTCACCCGTTCGCCGGTGCGCACGGTTTCAGCCGCGCCGGAATGTGCCTCCAGCAGGTCCGCGAAGCTGGCGTTCTCGTCGAATGCGTCGTCACCAGCCATGTCCTGCGAGGCAGGAGCGGTGGTGGCTTCGGGGGCGGTGGCTTCCGCCTGTCCGGTTTCTGTGGTGGCCTCCGGGGTTTGCAGCCCGGTGGCTTCGGTGCGTTCACCAGTCATCAGTCCCATCTCCTTGAAAAGTGGCATGCGCCGCATGGCGTTCACCCGCAATATCAGCGCCGAAGGGCAAGGGCAAGTGCGACGGCGTGGTTGCGTCGTCGTCCACGGCGTGCGATACTGTAGCGAAATCGCCATTTTCGCAAGGAGGTTTCATGCTCAAAGCCAAGGCACGCCACATTCTCGTCGATACCGAGGATGCCTGCAACGAATTGAAGGCCCGCATTCTGGCGGGTGAAGACTTTGCCGAGGTGGCGCGCGCCCACTCCAAGTGCCCGTCGGGCCGCCGTGGCGGCGACCTGGGGGAATTTCCCCGTGGCGCCATGGTGCCCGAATTCGACGAAGTCGTGTTCACCGGCGAGGTGGGTACCGTGCTCGGCCCGGTGCGTACCCAGTTCGGTCATCACCTGATTGAAGTCACGGCGCGCTCCGGCAGCTAGCCGGGGCAACTTCCGCACGGAAGTCGCCTTTTCGCTTCCGCCCACTGGACGGGGTGGTGGTGCCGCCTTATTCGGATAGACAGGCGGCAGCACGCAACTTTATGCAGAGAACCGCAACCCGGCCGGGCGGCTGCCCCGCAAGGCACCGACCCGGCCGTCAGTTTTCCTGCCCATCCGTGACCGGCCCGTACGCCACCCGGCCACGCTGATCCGGTCCACGTCATCGGGCCGGGCCACCCTGATCCGACCGTACGGGCCGCACTGGCCATACGGGCCGGGCAGGCCGCCCGGCAACACCGGCCATTCAGGCAGCGGCGCGCCGCGCCGCGCGGGAGGCACGCCGGTCCCCCGGCCCGCCCGCACCTTGCGCCCCCATTTCCGGAGGTCATTCGCATGGCCAACTTCAAATTGTGGAAAAGCGAGGAATTGCAGCGCCTGAGAAGCGAGAGCGACCGGATGTTCGACCGGTTGTGCTCCGGCCTTGGCCTGCCCTCGGTCTGCCAGCCGTTGATGGAACCGGCGCTGCGCATGATCGACACCCCCGACGCGGTGGTGGTCGAGGCGCAGTTGCCGGGCGTTACCGCTGAAGACCTCGACATCGTCATTACCGGCAGCGTGCTTCTGGTGCGCTGCGCCCAAAGCGCCACCTGCGGCATTGGTGAATCCAGCAGCAGGTACGAAAGCCGCTTCATGCTGCCGTGCAAGATCCGCACGGAAGACGTGGAGGCGGAACTGGACGAGGGCGTCTTGCGCATCACCATGCCCAAGTGCCGCAGGCCCGAAGCGCGCCGCGTTCCTGTCAGGACCGGCCGGGCCGGTTGAACACAAGGAGGCACCATGACCACTCCCAAGAAAGCGACCAAACGCACCGCTGCCTCTTCTCCTTCTTCGTCATCGTCTTCGTCTTCATCCTCGCAGGGCCGCGCGGGGCTGCCCGTTCCTCTCGCGCCCGCACAACTGCGCTGGACGCTGGACCCCGCGACGCTGCCCTTCGCCCATACCGGCGAGGTGGACGAGCAGGCCGACATCATCGGCCAGCGGCGGGGGGTGGATGCCTTTCGCTTCGGCATGGGCATGCGGGGCAAGGGCTACAACATCTTCGTCACCGGGGCCGTGGGCATCGGCAAGCTGTCCATGGTCAAGCGGCTGCTGGGCACTGGCGTCAACGGAGAGGCCACGCCCGACGACCTGTGCTTCGTGAACAACTTCAAGACGCCGGAAGAACCCATCCTGCTGCGCTTTCCCGCAGGCAAGGGGCGCGCCTTCAAGGCCGACGTGCAGGCGTTTCTGGACACGGTGAAGCGCGACATTCCCCAACTGTTCGAAAGCCAGGAATACATCGCCAGCAAGAACGAGATCATCGAGGCGCACGACAGGAAGACCCGCGAGTTCTTCAAGAACCTGGAAACCAAGGTGCGCGATTCCGGCTTCGTGCTGGTGAACATGCAGATGGGCCAGATCCAGCGGCCCGACATCGTACCCATCGTGGACGGCGAGCCGGTGCATCTGCTGAAGCTGGAGGAAATGGCCGCCAAGGGGCGCTTTCCCCGCGAGGAACTGGAAAAGCTTCAGGAAACCTACAAGACCCTGAAGGAAGAGATCGACGCCATCTTTCTGGATGTGCGCGAACTGCAAAAGGAAGTGAAGCGCAAGACCGAAGAGGTGGACCGGCTCATGTTCATGAGTTCGGCCCGCGACCTCGCCAAGCCGCTGCTGGACAGCTATGACGACCCCAAGGTGCAGAAGCACGTGGAGGCGGTGCTGGCCGACATGGCGGAAAATCTGGACAGCCTGAAGGTGATGGGCCAGCAGGTGCAGGGGCCCATGGGCATGTTCGTGCCCGCCCCGGCGGAAGCGGTGCTGCACCCCTACCAGGTCAACCTGCTGGTGGACAACGCGGAACTGGAAGGTCCTCCGGTTATCGTGGAATCGTTCCCCAACTACCGCAACCTGTTCGGCTCCATCGAGCGGGTCATGGACCGTTCCGGCCTGTGGCGCACCGATTTCACCAAGATCAACGCCGGGTCGTTCGTCAAGGCCAACGGCGGGTACCTTGTGCTGAACCTGATGGACGCCATCATGGAACCGGGGGTGTGGCAGACCCTCAAGCGCGCCCTGAAGACGTCGGAAATAGAGATACAGACCTTCGACCCCTACTACTTCATCACGGCCACGGGCATCAAGCCGGAGTCCATCGAGATGGAGGTCAAGGTGGTGGTCATGGCCACGCCGCAGCTGTATCACATGCTGCGCCACTACGACCCTGACGTGCAGAAGATATTCAAGGTATGGGCCGACTTCGATTCGTCCATGCCGCTGGACGAGGTGTGCGTCACCGACGTGGCCAAGCTGATGAAGACCTTCGTGACGGCGCGCAAGCTGCGCCAGTTCGACGCCACCGCCGTGGCCGCCCTGCTGGAGCACGGCGTGCGCATGACCGGGCGGCGGGAAAAGCTGACCACCTCGTTCCCGGTGCTGCGCGACATCATGGAAGAGGCCGAGTACATCGCCCGCGGCGAGGGGGCGGACATGGTGTCCGCCACCCACGTGACCCGGGCGGTGGAAGGGCGGCTGTACCGCGCCGGGCTCATCGAGGAGAAGGTGCAGGAGATGATCGACCGGGGCAGCGTGTTCATCGATACCGACGGCGATGTCGTCGGGCAGGTGAACGGGCTGGCCGTGTACGCCATGGGCGACCACATGTTCGGCAAGCCATCGCGCATCACCGCCACCACCTCCATGGGGCGCGAGGGCATCATCAACATCGAGCGGGAATCGGACCTGTCCGGGGCCATTCACAACAAGGGCATGTTGATCCTTTCCGGCTACCTGCGGCGCGCCTTCGCGCAGGACAAGCCGCTGTCGCTGTCGGCGTCCATCGCCTTCGAGCAGTCGTACGGCGGGGTGGACGGCGACTCGGCCTCGTCCACCGAACTGTACGCGCTGCTCTCCAGCCTGTCGGGCGTGCCCATCAGGCAGGGCATTGCCGTCACCGGCTCGGTGAACCAGAAGGGCGAGGTGCAGCCCATCGGCGGCGTGAACGTGAAGATCGAAGGCTTCCACGAGGTGTGCAGGCGCAAGGGGCTGACCGGCGAGCAGGGCGTGCTGATTCCTGCCGCCAACGTCAACGACCTGATGCTGCGGCCAGAGGTGCTGGA contains these protein-coding regions:
- a CDS encoding Hsp20/alpha crystallin family protein, producing MANFKLWKSEELQRLRSESDRMFDRLCSGLGLPSVCQPLMEPALRMIDTPDAVVVEAQLPGVTAEDLDIVITGSVLLVRCAQSATCGIGESSSRYESRFMLPCKIRTEDVEAELDEGVLRITMPKCRRPEARRVPVRTGRAG
- a CDS encoding 30S ribosomal protein S1 — protein: MTGERTEATGLQTPEATTETGQAEATAPEATTAPASQDMAGDDAFDENASFADLLEAHSGAAETVRTGERVKATVVAIGEDTVFVATGAKVDGLVDRKELEDAEGNLPVAVGDVLELYVVSANANEIKLSRAMGGQVGLAQMEDALNAGIPIEGKVTGPCKGGFNVEVMKRRAFCPASQMDLRPGAEPDSFTGQTFQFLITRLEQNGRNIVVSRRMLLEREQAESLSALMENVKDGDVLEGTVARLAPFGAFVEIAPGLEGMVHVSELSWSRVQQADEAVSVGDKVRVKVLGIAGAEEGKGGKDSRKGPRISLSIRQVSGDPWQDVADRLDADQILTGKVTRLAPFGAFIEVLPGVEGLVHLSEMSWTRRINKPEEAVTPGETVSVKIKELDPARKRLSLSLRDAEGDPWSTVEERFPAGSTVTGTVEKRAPFGLFVNLAPGITGLMPNAVAATSPQAKMYAGLNPGAEVSLVVRDLDVKARRISLAPADATGEDDGEWRKLAQPQKREPREGRGGNRDWGRDGGRDGGRDGGRGSRSPAPATVVAGDSSGFGSLGSALQAALEKRKK
- a CDS encoding DegQ family serine endoprotease, which gives rise to MARSLSRILAATLALCLVLAAAAQAAPMLPDFRELAKQSGNAVVNISTEKTVQATENPFNELFRNMPPGTPFDKFFDQFEKFHGRQQRPQKQRSLGSGFIISADGYIVTNNHVVAEADVIRVNLQGASGKSNSYVANVIGTDEETDLALLKINAGNSLPVLPFGDSDKLEVGEWLLAIGNPFGLDHSVTAGILSAKGRDIRSGPFDNFLQTDASINPGNSGGPLLNMDGQVIGINTAIIASGQGIGFAIPSNMAERVIAQLRAEGKVRRGWIGVTIQDVDEATARALGLGEPRGALVGSVMPGEPADKAGLKPGDIVLKVEGDDVTDSSQLLRRIAALKPGDTAKLTLWRNGQTKTVNLTLGERTTEHLTAQRGDAAPEKSGKEQASAGLGMSVRPVSAEDARNLKLEDARGLLVVSVEGGKPAAEADIRAGDIILLANLKPVNTAADLTKVIEQDGKKRGAVMLQLMRRGQTFFRTVPVE
- a CDS encoding peptidylprolyl isomerase, translated to MLKAKARHILVDTEDACNELKARILAGEDFAEVARAHSKCPSGRRGGDLGEFPRGAMVPEFDEVVFTGEVGTVLGPVRTQFGHHLIEVTARSGS
- the hslU gene encoding ATP-dependent protease ATPase subunit HslU, which encodes MSNLTPREIVSELDKYIVGQNAAKRMVAVAMRNRWRRQQLDPALRDEIAPKNIIMMGPTGVGKTEIARRLAKLSASPFIKVEATKFTEVGYVGRDVESMVRDLMEIGIALVRAEENEKVRVKAEARAEERLLDLLLPGGAPQPAHQTGQGMGGLAFNLSGDLSANLSANPSDGQAIPQPPMRDDAASTGAGSTPDSRSSTREKLRTLWHGGKLDDREVDMEVEESGGPQVGVLSMPGLEDVGSQVRDMFSKVFPSRRKRRRMKVREAFNLLTQEEADRLIDHDRVSDLARERVEQTGIIFIDEIDKIASGSAQKSSDVSREGVQRDLLPIVEGSVVNTKYGMVRTDHVLFIAAGAFHFSKPSDLIPELQGRFPLRAELSALGKDDFLRILTEPHNALTRQYTALLQTEGVHIEFTNDALREIAAFAEETNAQTENIGARRLYTILEKILADLSFEAPDRSGDRVTVDSDYVRAHLADVRANKDLSRYIL